Proteins encoded in a region of the Pseudomonas sp. GOM7 genome:
- the hpaH gene encoding 2-oxo-hept-4-ene-1,7-dioate hydratase translates to MLDASIIQQAAARLDTAERSRQQIRQFSLDYPSITIEDAYAIQRAWVEQKIKDGRKLVGHKIGLTSRAMQVSSNITEPDYGALLDDMLFEEGSDIPFERFIVPRVEVELAFILGKPLKGPNVTIFDVLEATEWVIPALEIIDARIQQVDPETKVTRKVFDTISDNAANAGVVMGGRAVRPSDIDLRKVPAVLYRNGVIEESGVSAAVLNHPAKGVAWLANKLAPYDVTLQPGQIILGGSFTRPVAASPGDTFHVDYDMLGSIACRFI, encoded by the coding sequence ATGCTCGATGCCAGCATCATTCAGCAGGCCGCCGCGCGCCTGGACACCGCCGAGCGTTCGCGCCAGCAGATTCGCCAGTTCTCCCTGGATTACCCCAGCATCACCATCGAAGACGCCTACGCCATCCAGCGCGCCTGGGTCGAGCAGAAGATCAAGGACGGGCGCAAGCTGGTCGGCCACAAGATCGGCCTGACCTCGCGCGCCATGCAGGTGTCGTCCAACATCACCGAGCCGGACTACGGTGCCCTGCTCGACGACATGCTGTTCGAGGAAGGCAGTGACATCCCCTTCGAGCGCTTCATCGTGCCGCGTGTGGAAGTGGAGCTGGCGTTCATCCTCGGCAAGCCGCTGAAAGGCCCGAACGTGACGATCTTCGACGTGCTCGAGGCCACCGAATGGGTGATCCCGGCGCTGGAAATCATCGACGCGCGCATCCAGCAGGTCGACCCGGAAACCAAGGTCACCCGCAAGGTGTTCGACACCATCTCCGACAACGCCGCCAACGCGGGCGTGGTGATGGGCGGCCGCGCCGTGCGCCCCAGCGACATCGACCTGCGCAAGGTGCCGGCGGTGCTCTACCGCAATGGTGTGATCGAGGAATCCGGCGTCTCCGCCGCCGTGCTCAACCACCCCGCCAAGGGCGTGGCCTGGCTGGCCAACAAACTGGCGCCCTACGACGTCACCCTGCAGCCCGGGCAGATCATCCTCGGCGGCTCCTTCACCCGCCCGGTGGCGGCCAGCCCCGGCGATACCTTCCACGTCGACTACGACATGCTCGGCAGCATCGCCTGCCGGTTTATCTAA
- a CDS encoding aldehyde dehydrogenase family protein: MATSLVSTLPAVEGFLDKRHRSFLDGGQCRTQHERSMDILDPATAGVLTRVQLADLEEVDAVVASAHRAFTSGCWSKLAPAARERILLRFADLVEAHGEELAQLETLNQGKSIHLSRAIEVGASLNYMRYMAGWATKIEGQTLDVSIPMPEHARFNAYTRREPAGVVAGIVPWNFPMMIALWKVIPALACGCTVIIKPADETPLTALRLAELAVEAGIPAGVFNVLIGRGAEVGPALVAHPLVNKVSFTGSTAVGKQVGIAALQNMTRFILELGGKNPMLLLEDADLDKAVAGAIGGGLLNQGQVCAAASRIYVQARQYERFVEALSAQVGALSIGAGMDATAQVGPLVSKKQQSSVLNYLEIARREGARFAAGGQPVDLPGYFVAPTVLADMQQRMTCVQEEIFGPVLSVVPYDNLEQGLQMVNDSRYGLTASLWSNDLGRVMELIPQIEAGTVWVNNHVPVDPNLPFGGYKQSGMGREFGRSAIEGFTEIKSVCITY; encoded by the coding sequence ATGGCCACCTCTCTCGTATCTACCCTCCCCGCCGTCGAAGGATTTCTGGACAAGCGCCATCGCTCCTTCCTCGATGGTGGCCAGTGCCGCACTCAACATGAGCGGAGCATGGACATTCTCGACCCGGCAACCGCTGGCGTGCTGACCCGGGTGCAACTCGCCGATCTGGAAGAGGTGGACGCCGTCGTCGCCTCGGCCCATCGCGCCTTTACCTCGGGCTGCTGGAGCAAGCTGGCGCCTGCCGCGCGTGAACGCATCCTGCTGCGCTTCGCCGATCTGGTCGAAGCCCATGGCGAAGAGCTGGCCCAACTGGAAACCCTCAACCAGGGCAAGTCGATCCACCTGTCGCGCGCCATCGAAGTCGGCGCCTCGCTCAACTACATGCGCTACATGGCCGGCTGGGCCACCAAGATCGAAGGCCAGACGCTCGACGTGTCCATCCCCATGCCGGAACACGCGCGCTTCAATGCCTACACCCGGCGCGAGCCGGCGGGCGTGGTGGCGGGTATCGTGCCGTGGAACTTCCCGATGATGATTGCCCTGTGGAAGGTCATCCCGGCGCTGGCCTGCGGCTGCACCGTGATCATCAAGCCAGCCGACGAAACCCCGCTGACCGCCCTGCGCCTGGCCGAACTGGCGGTCGAGGCCGGCATCCCGGCCGGTGTGTTCAACGTGCTGATCGGCCGTGGCGCCGAGGTCGGCCCGGCGCTGGTGGCGCATCCGCTGGTGAACAAGGTGTCCTTCACCGGCTCCACGGCGGTCGGCAAGCAGGTGGGCATCGCCGCGCTGCAGAACATGACGCGCTTCATCCTCGAACTGGGCGGCAAGAACCCCATGCTGCTGCTGGAGGACGCCGACCTCGACAAGGCCGTGGCCGGCGCGATCGGCGGCGGGCTGCTCAATCAGGGCCAGGTATGCGCAGCCGCTTCGCGCATCTATGTTCAGGCGCGTCAGTACGAGCGCTTCGTCGAGGCGCTCAGCGCCCAGGTCGGCGCACTGAGCATCGGTGCCGGCATGGACGCCACCGCCCAGGTCGGCCCGCTGGTGTCGAAGAAACAGCAAAGCAGCGTGCTCAATTACCTGGAGATCGCCCGCCGCGAAGGCGCGCGCTTCGCCGCTGGCGGCCAGCCCGTGGATCTGCCCGGCTACTTCGTCGCCCCGACCGTACTGGCCGACATGCAGCAGCGCATGACCTGCGTGCAGGAAGAGATCTTCGGCCCGGTGCTGTCCGTGGTGCCCTACGACAACCTCGAACAAGGGCTGCAGATGGTCAACGACAGCCGCTACGGCCTGACCGCCAGCCTCTGGAGCAATGACCTGGGCCGGGTGATGGAGCTGATCCCGCAGATCGAGGCCGGCACCGTCTGGGTCAACAACCATGTCCCGGTCGACCCCAACCTGCCCTTCGGCGGCTACAAGCAGTCGGGCATGGGCCGTGAGTTCGGCCGCAGCGCCATCGAGGGCTTCACCGAAATCAAATCGGTGTGCATCACCTATTGA
- a CDS encoding NAD-dependent succinate-semialdehyde dehydrogenase: MKLSDLNLLREQAFIDGQWVEADDASRFAVTNPANGELIAEVASLGQAETARAIAAAKAALPAWREKTAKERSAILRTWFNLIMENQEDLARLLSWEQGKPLVESRGEIAYGASFIEWFAEEAKRIYGDVIPHDKQGRRLVVIKQAIGVVAAITPWNFPNAMITRKVGPALAAGCTVVLKPASETPLSALALAVLGERAGIPAGVLNIVTGKNSRAIGGELTGNPDVQKLSFTGSTGIGKLLMAQCAETIKKVSLELGGNAPFIVFDDADLDAAVQGALGSKFRNSGQTCVCTNRLLVQNGVYDEFSKRLVAAVNALKVAPADEDGAQQGPLINAQAVAKVEEHIADALSKGAKVLAGGKPHALGGSFFEPTVLGDVTPEMLVARDETFGPLAPIFRFDSEAEAIAMANDTEFGLASYLYTRDLGRVWRVSEALEYGMVGVNEGLISTEVAPFGGIKQSGLGREGSHYGIDDYIEQKYMCLGIG; the protein is encoded by the coding sequence ATGAAACTCTCCGATCTGAATCTGCTGCGCGAACAGGCTTTCATCGACGGTCAGTGGGTTGAGGCCGACGACGCGTCGCGCTTCGCCGTGACCAACCCGGCCAATGGCGAGCTGATCGCCGAAGTGGCTTCCCTCGGCCAGGCGGAAACCGCCCGCGCCATCGCCGCCGCCAAGGCCGCCCTGCCCGCCTGGCGCGAGAAGACCGCCAAGGAGCGCAGCGCCATCCTGCGCACCTGGTTCAACCTGATCATGGAAAACCAGGAAGACCTGGCCCGCCTGCTCAGTTGGGAACAAGGCAAACCGCTGGTCGAAAGCCGTGGCGAGATCGCCTACGGCGCCAGCTTCATCGAATGGTTCGCCGAGGAAGCCAAGCGCATCTACGGCGACGTCATCCCGCATGACAAGCAGGGCCGTCGCCTGGTGGTGATCAAGCAGGCCATCGGTGTGGTCGCAGCCATCACCCCGTGGAACTTCCCCAACGCCATGATCACCCGCAAGGTCGGCCCGGCCCTGGCCGCCGGCTGCACCGTGGTGCTCAAGCCCGCCTCGGAAACGCCGCTGTCGGCCCTGGCCCTGGCGGTGCTCGGCGAGCGCGCCGGTATTCCGGCTGGCGTGCTGAACATCGTGACGGGCAAGAACTCACGCGCCATCGGCGGCGAGCTGACCGGCAACCCGGACGTGCAGAAGCTGTCCTTCACCGGCTCCACCGGCATCGGCAAGCTGCTGATGGCGCAGTGCGCGGAAACCATCAAGAAGGTGTCCCTGGAGCTGGGCGGTAACGCCCCCTTCATCGTCTTCGATGACGCCGACCTGGATGCCGCCGTGCAGGGCGCGCTGGGTTCCAAGTTCCGCAACAGCGGGCAGACCTGCGTGTGCACCAACCGCCTGCTGGTGCAGAACGGCGTGTACGACGAATTCAGCAAACGCCTGGTCGCGGCCGTCAATGCGCTGAAGGTCGCGCCGGCCGACGAGGACGGCGCCCAGCAAGGCCCGCTGATCAACGCCCAGGCCGTGGCCAAGGTCGAGGAACATATCGCCGACGCCCTGAGCAAGGGTGCCAAGGTGCTGGCCGGTGGCAAACCCCATGCCCTGGGCGGTAGCTTCTTCGAGCCGACCGTGCTCGGCGATGTCACCCCAGAGATGCTGGTGGCGCGTGACGAAACCTTCGGCCCGCTGGCGCCGATCTTCCGCTTCGACAGCGAGGCCGAAGCCATCGCCATGGCCAACGACACCGAGTTCGGCCTCGCCTCCTACCTCTACACCCGCGACCTGGGCCGTGTCTGGCGCGTCAGCGAGGCGCTGGAATACGGCATGGTCGGCGTCAACGAAGGGCTGATTTCCACCGAAGTCGCGCCCTTCGGCGGCATCAAGCAATCCGGCCTCGGCCGCGAAGGCTCGCACTACGGCATCGACGACTACATCGAGCAGAAGTACATGTGCCTGGGCATCGGTTGA
- a CDS encoding fumarylacetoacetate hydrolase family protein, whose amino-acid sequence MSRPTEQAATGTLFGVALNYQGLLRSRLAEFNEPPYQQPPLKPVLFIKTPNTRNGDGQPVVMPAGERLQPGPALGVVIGKSASRVTEQDALSHVAGYVIVNEFSLPEESYYRPAVKAKCRDGFCALSSEVIELADPHALTLKLLVNGEVRQENTTANFVRSVPRLIAELSEFMTLHAGDVLITGTPEGRVDVQPGDEVSVEISGLGRLTNHIVAQ is encoded by the coding sequence ATGAGCCGCCCCACCGAACAGGCCGCCACCGGAACGCTTTTCGGCGTTGCGCTGAACTATCAAGGCCTGCTGCGCAGCCGCCTGGCCGAGTTCAACGAACCGCCTTACCAGCAGCCACCGCTCAAGCCGGTGCTGTTCATCAAGACGCCCAATACCCGCAATGGCGACGGCCAGCCGGTGGTGATGCCAGCCGGCGAGCGCCTGCAACCGGGTCCGGCTCTGGGCGTGGTGATCGGCAAGAGCGCCAGCCGCGTGACCGAGCAGGATGCCCTGAGCCATGTCGCTGGCTACGTGATCGTCAATGAATTCAGCCTGCCGGAAGAGAGCTACTACCGCCCCGCCGTCAAGGCCAAGTGCCGCGATGGTTTCTGCGCGCTCAGCAGCGAAGTGATCGAGCTGGCCGACCCACACGCGCTGACCCTCAAGCTGCTGGTCAACGGCGAAGTGCGCCAGGAAAACACCACCGCCAACTTCGTGCGCAGCGTGCCGCGCCTGATCGCCGAACTCAGCGAGTTCATGACCCTGCATGCAGGCGACGTGCTGATCACCGGCACCCCGGAAGGTCGCGTCGACGTACAGCCAGGCGATGAAGTGAGCGTGGAAATCAGCGGCCTGGGCCGCCTGACCAACCACATCGTGGCGCAGTAA
- a CDS encoding fumarylacetoacetate hydrolase family protein: MKHARIRYENQVHTVTVEADNAVRLADGRLLAETEVEWLPPAEGSMFALGLNYADHAAELAFKAPTEPLAFIKSPGTYTGHNQVTWRPDNVKYMHYECELVAVIGKPAKNVKRDDALEYLAGYTVCNDYAIRDYLENYYRPNLRVKNRDCTTPVGPWMVDAADVADPSKLKLRTWINGELKQEGTTADMIFDIPYLIEYFSSFMTLQPGDMIATGTPEGLADVVPGDEVVVEVEGVGRLVNRIVSESEFFAAHGK; this comes from the coding sequence ATGAAACACGCCCGTATTCGCTACGAGAACCAGGTTCACACCGTCACCGTCGAGGCGGACAACGCGGTGCGCCTGGCCGATGGTCGCCTGCTCGCCGAAACCGAGGTCGAGTGGCTGCCGCCTGCCGAAGGCAGCATGTTCGCCCTCGGCCTGAACTACGCCGACCACGCCGCCGAACTGGCCTTCAAGGCGCCGACCGAGCCGCTGGCCTTCATCAAGTCGCCCGGCACCTACACCGGCCACAACCAGGTGACCTGGCGCCCGGACAACGTCAAGTACATGCACTACGAGTGCGAACTGGTGGCGGTGATCGGCAAGCCGGCGAAGAACGTCAAGCGCGATGACGCCCTCGAATATCTGGCCGGCTACACCGTTTGCAACGACTACGCCATCCGCGACTACCTGGAAAACTACTACCGCCCCAACCTGCGGGTGAAGAATCGCGACTGCACCACCCCGGTCGGCCCGTGGATGGTCGATGCCGCCGACGTGGCGGACCCGTCCAAGCTCAAGCTGCGCACCTGGATCAACGGCGAGTTGAAACAGGAAGGCACGACGGCGGACATGATCTTCGACATCCCCTACCTCATCGAATACTTCTCCAGCTTCATGACCCTACAGCCGGGCGACATGATCGCCACCGGCACGCCGGAAGGCCTGGCCGACGTGGTGCCGGGCGATGAAGTAGTGGTGGAAGTGGAAGGCGTTGGCCGTCTGGTCAACCGCATCGTCAGCGAATCCGAATTCTTCGCCGCCCACGGCAAGTGA
- the hpaE gene encoding 5-carboxymethyl-2-hydroxymuconate semialdehyde dehydrogenase produces MIKHWINGQEVESNETFTNYNPATGEAIGEVASGGAEEINRAVAAAKEAFPKWANTPAKERAKLMRKLGELIDQNVPNLAELETLDTGLPIHQTKNVLIPRASHNFDFFAEVCTRMDGHSYPVDDQMLNYTLYQPVGVCGLVSPWNVPFMTATWKTAPCLALGNTAVLKMSELSPLTANELGRLALEAGIPPGVLNVVQGYGATAGDALVRHPDVRAISFTGGTATGKKIMQTAGLKKYSMELGGKSPVLIFDDADLDRALDAALFTIFSLNGERCTAGSRIFIQETVYDQFVAEFAARAKRLIVGDPTDPKTQVGSMITQAHYNKVTGYIRIGIEEGAELLAGGLERPANLPAHLAKGQFIQPTVFANVDNRMRIAQEEIFGPVVCLIKFKDEAEALRLANDTEYGLASYIWTQDIGKAHRLARGIEAGMVFINSQNVRDLRQPFGGVKGSGTGREGGEYSFEVFAEIKNVCISMGSHHIPRWGI; encoded by the coding sequence ATGATCAAGCACTGGATCAATGGCCAGGAAGTCGAGAGCAACGAGACTTTCACCAACTACAACCCGGCCACCGGCGAAGCCATCGGTGAAGTCGCCAGCGGCGGCGCCGAGGAAATCAACCGCGCCGTGGCCGCCGCCAAGGAAGCCTTCCCGAAGTGGGCCAATACCCCGGCCAAGGAGCGCGCCAAGCTGATGCGCAAGCTGGGTGAGCTGATCGACCAGAACGTGCCGAATCTGGCCGAGCTGGAAACCCTCGACACCGGCTTGCCGATCCACCAGACCAAGAACGTGCTGATCCCGCGCGCCTCGCACAACTTCGATTTCTTTGCCGAAGTCTGCACGCGCATGGATGGCCACAGCTACCCGGTCGACGACCAGATGCTCAACTACACCCTGTATCAGCCGGTCGGTGTGTGTGGCCTGGTGTCGCCGTGGAACGTGCCGTTCATGACCGCCACCTGGAAGACCGCGCCCTGCCTGGCGCTGGGCAACACCGCGGTGCTGAAGATGAGCGAGCTATCGCCCTTGACCGCCAACGAGCTGGGCCGCCTGGCCCTGGAAGCCGGCATTCCGCCGGGCGTGCTCAACGTGGTGCAGGGTTACGGCGCCACAGCTGGCGACGCCCTGGTGCGTCACCCGGACGTGCGCGCGATCTCCTTCACCGGCGGCACTGCCACCGGCAAGAAGATCATGCAGACCGCCGGCCTGAAGAAGTATTCGATGGAGCTCGGCGGCAAGAGCCCGGTGCTGATCTTCGACGATGCCGACCTCGATCGCGCCCTCGATGCTGCGCTGTTCACCATCTTCTCGCTCAATGGTGAGCGCTGCACCGCAGGCAGCCGTATCTTCATCCAGGAAACCGTCTACGACCAGTTCGTCGCCGAGTTCGCCGCCCGTGCCAAACGCCTGATCGTTGGCGACCCGACCGACCCGAAGACCCAGGTCGGCTCGATGATCACCCAGGCGCATTACAACAAGGTCACCGGCTACATCAGGATCGGTATCGAAGAAGGTGCCGAGCTGCTCGCTGGCGGCCTGGAGCGCCCGGCCAATCTGCCGGCGCACCTGGCCAAGGGGCAGTTCATCCAGCCCACCGTGTTCGCCAACGTCGACAACCGCATGCGTATCGCCCAGGAAGAGATCTTCGGCCCGGTGGTGTGCCTGATCAAGTTCAAGGACGAAGCCGAAGCGCTGCGTCTGGCCAACGACACCGAATACGGCCTGGCCTCCTACATCTGGACGCAGGACATCGGCAAGGCACACCGCCTGGCCCGTGGCATCGAAGCCGGCATGGTGTTCATCAACAGCCAGAACGTGCGTGACCTGCGCCAGCCATTCGGCGGCGTGAAGGGCTCGGGCACTGGTCGCGAAGGCGGCGAGTACAGCTTCGAGGTGTTTGCCGAGATCAAGAACGTGTGCATCTCCATGGGCAGCCACCACATCCCACGCTGGGGCATATAA
- the hpaA gene encoding 4-hydroxyphenylacetate catabolism regulatory protein HpaA, with protein MHDPQPIPNINIGQVYDQRYADADVHYEALGKLADFFGRNMPVHRHDRFFQVHYVKSGVVRVYLDDQRYQQQGPMFFLTPPTFPHAFVTDADSDGHVLTVRQELVWPLLESRQGLAQGPQIAPLCVAVGELDGQYDGEVARLNLLFDELRSEFADARPGRELSLAALTRLIFVSLLRLSARSIQAQPARGEDLHIFQRFNALIETHYQEHWSLSRYATQLGVTEARLNDICRRIADLPSKRLVFDRLMQEAKRLLLFTGSSVNEICYQLGFKDPAYFSRFFTRNAGVTPGEYRVAKGVVE; from the coding sequence ATGCACGATCCGCAACCCATCCCCAACATCAACATCGGCCAGGTCTACGATCAGCGCTATGCCGATGCGGACGTGCATTACGAAGCGCTCGGCAAGCTGGCCGACTTCTTTGGCCGCAACATGCCGGTGCATCGGCATGACCGCTTCTTTCAGGTGCACTACGTCAAGAGCGGTGTGGTGCGGGTGTACCTGGACGACCAGCGCTACCAGCAACAGGGGCCGATGTTCTTCCTCACCCCGCCGACTTTCCCCCATGCCTTCGTCACCGACGCCGACAGCGACGGCCATGTGCTCACCGTGCGCCAGGAACTGGTCTGGCCGCTGCTGGAGAGCCGCCAGGGCTTGGCCCAGGGGCCGCAGATCGCGCCCCTGTGCGTGGCGGTAGGCGAGCTGGACGGGCAATACGACGGCGAGGTGGCGCGGTTGAACCTGCTGTTCGACGAGCTGCGCAGTGAGTTCGCCGACGCCCGCCCTGGCCGCGAACTCAGCCTGGCAGCGCTGACCCGGCTGATCTTCGTCAGCCTGCTGCGCCTGTCGGCCCGCAGCATCCAGGCACAGCCGGCGCGCGGCGAGGATCTGCACATCTTCCAGCGCTTCAACGCCCTGATCGAAACCCACTATCAGGAACACTGGTCGCTGAGCCGCTACGCCACGCAACTGGGCGTCACCGAAGCGCGCCTCAACGACATCTGCCGGCGCATCGCCGACCTGCCGTCCAAACGCCTGGTATTCGACCGCTTGATGCAGGAAGCCAAGCGCCTGCTGCTGTTCACCGGCAGCTCGGTCAACGAAATCTGCTACCAGCTTGGCTTCAAGGACCCGGCTTATTTCAGCCGGTTCTTCACCCGCAATGCAGGCGTGACGCCGGGGGAGTATCGGGTGGCGAAGGGAGTGGTGGAGTAG
- the hpaD gene encoding 3,4-dihydroxyphenylacetate 2,3-dioxygenase yields MGKLALAAKITHVPSMYLSELPGPRQGFRQAAIDGHIEISKRCRELGVDTIVVFDTHWLVNANYHVLCGPHFKGLYTSNELPHFISNMEYEFPGNPALGKILAAECNRMGVETMAHDATTLGPEYGTLVPMRYMNQDQHFKVVSVSALCTSHYLADSARLGWAMRKAVEEHYDGTVAFFASGSLSHRFAQNGQAPDFATKVWSPFLETLDHRVVQMWQDGEWEAFCDMLPEYAVKGHGEGFMHDTAMLLGALGWSKYDAKAEVVTPYFGSSGTGQINAIFPVTPQDGSAIPAAQASNPAGVQSTSRL; encoded by the coding sequence ATGGGTAAGCTCGCTCTCGCCGCCAAGATCACCCACGTACCCTCGATGTACCTGTCGGAACTGCCCGGCCCGCGCCAGGGCTTTCGCCAGGCGGCCATCGACGGCCATATCGAAATCAGCAAGCGCTGCCGCGAACTGGGCGTCGACACCATCGTCGTGTTCGACACCCACTGGCTGGTCAACGCCAACTACCACGTACTCTGCGGCCCGCACTTCAAGGGGCTGTACACCAGCAACGAGCTGCCGCACTTCATCAGCAACATGGAGTACGAGTTCCCCGGCAACCCGGCGCTGGGCAAGATCCTCGCCGCCGAGTGCAACCGCATGGGCGTCGAGACCATGGCCCACGACGCCACCACCCTCGGCCCGGAGTACGGCACCCTGGTGCCCATGCGCTACATGAACCAGGATCAGCACTTCAAGGTGGTCTCGGTCTCGGCCCTGTGCACCTCGCACTACCTGGCCGACAGCGCGCGCCTCGGCTGGGCCATGCGCAAGGCCGTGGAAGAGCACTACGACGGTACCGTGGCGTTCTTCGCCAGCGGCTCGCTGTCACACCGCTTCGCCCAGAACGGCCAGGCACCGGATTTCGCCACCAAGGTCTGGAGCCCGTTCCTGGAAACCCTCGACCACCGCGTGGTGCAGATGTGGCAGGACGGCGAGTGGGAGGCCTTCTGCGACATGCTCCCGGAGTACGCCGTCAAGGGCCACGGCGAAGGCTTCATGCATGACACCGCCATGCTCCTCGGCGCGCTGGGCTGGTCGAAATACGACGCCAAGGCCGAGGTGGTGACCCCCTACTTCGGCTCCTCCGGCACCGGCCAGATCAACGCCATCTTCCCGGTCACACCACAGGACGGCTCCGCCATTCCCGCCGCCCAGGCCTCCAACCCGGCTGGCGTGCAGTCCACCAGCCGCCTGTAG
- a CDS encoding 5-carboxymethyl-2-hydroxymuconate isomerase: MPHLVLLYTPDVERDVDVGALCRALADCMLEQRDEAGKAVFPTGGTRVLAYPAAHSAVADGKGDYGFLYANLRMGAGRSQAVHQQVGDNLMHVLRAHLDALLVKRPTGVTLQIDESPGQVFDAKHSSLHPLFNKTS; the protein is encoded by the coding sequence ATGCCCCACCTGGTACTGCTCTATACCCCTGACGTCGAACGTGACGTGGACGTCGGGGCACTGTGTCGCGCCCTGGCCGACTGCATGCTCGAACAACGCGACGAGGCCGGCAAGGCGGTGTTCCCCACCGGCGGCACGCGCGTGCTGGCCTATCCCGCCGCGCACTCGGCGGTGGCCGATGGCAAGGGGGATTACGGCTTTCTCTACGCCAACCTGCGCATGGGCGCCGGGCGCAGCCAGGCAGTGCACCAGCAGGTCGGCGACAACCTGATGCACGTGCTGCGCGCGCACCTCGACGCCTTGCTGGTCAAACGCCCCACCGGCGTCACCCTGCAGATCGACGAAAGCCCCGGCCAGGTCTTCGACGCCAAGCACAGCAGCCTGCACCCGCTGTTCAACAAGACTTCCTGA
- the hpaR gene encoding homoprotocatechuate degradation operon regulator HpaR, translating to MPTPRPSLTLTLLQAREAAMSFFRPLLNEHGLTEQQWRVIRILRQQGEMESFRLAELACILKPSMTGVLSRLERDGIVVRRKSTTDQRRVHINLTEKGHACFLSMSDGMERNYQRIQQQFGEEKLQQLLGLLNELKQIKP from the coding sequence ATGCCAACACCTCGACCCTCCCTGACCCTTACCCTGCTGCAGGCCCGTGAGGCGGCCATGAGTTTCTTCCGCCCGTTGCTCAACGAGCATGGCCTGACCGAACAGCAATGGCGGGTCATCCGCATCCTGCGTCAACAGGGGGAAATGGAGAGTTTTCGCCTGGCCGAGCTGGCCTGCATCCTCAAGCCGAGCATGACCGGCGTGCTCAGCCGCCTGGAGCGCGACGGCATCGTCGTGCGGCGCAAGTCCACCACCGACCAGCGCCGCGTACACATCAACCTCACCGAGAAGGGCCACGCCTGCTTCCTCTCCATGAGTGACGGCATGGAGCGCAACTACCAGCGCATTCAGCAACAGTTCGGCGAAGAGAAGCTGCAGCAACTGCTTGGCCTGCTCAACGAACTCAAGCAGATCAAGCCCTGA
- the hpaI gene encoding 4-hydroxy-2-oxoheptanedioate aldolase, with translation MDMPINLFKQRLQSGPAQIGLWLGLADPYCAELAANAGFDWLLIDGEHAPNDLRGLLGQLQAVAPYPSQPVIRPVIGDTALIKQLLDIGAQTLLVPMVESAEQARELVRAMHYPPHGIRGVGSALARASRWNSIPGYLDKADAQMCLLVQIENLEGLAKLDEIVAVEGVDGVFIGPADLSAAMGHRGNPGHPDVQAAIEDAIVRIGKAGKAAGILSADQSLARRYLELGARFVAVGVDTTVLMRGLQTLAAAFKNAPAPTSGGGVY, from the coding sequence ATGGACATGCCCATCAACCTCTTCAAGCAGCGCCTGCAGTCCGGCCCAGCGCAGATCGGCCTGTGGCTCGGTCTGGCCGACCCGTACTGCGCCGAGCTGGCGGCCAATGCCGGTTTCGACTGGCTGCTGATCGACGGCGAGCACGCGCCCAACGATCTGCGCGGCCTGCTCGGCCAGTTGCAGGCTGTCGCACCTTACCCGAGCCAACCGGTGATTCGCCCGGTAATCGGCGACACCGCGCTGATCAAGCAACTATTGGATATCGGCGCGCAGACCCTGCTGGTGCCCATGGTGGAAAGCGCCGAGCAGGCCCGTGAACTGGTGCGCGCCATGCACTACCCGCCGCACGGCATACGTGGCGTCGGCAGCGCCCTGGCACGTGCCTCGCGCTGGAACAGCATCCCCGGCTATCTGGACAAGGCCGACGCGCAGATGTGCCTGCTGGTGCAGATCGAGAATCTCGAAGGCCTGGCCAAGCTGGATGAAATCGTCGCGGTCGAAGGCGTCGACGGCGTGTTCATCGGCCCGGCCGACCTCAGCGCCGCCATGGGCCATCGCGGCAACCCGGGCCATCCGGACGTGCAGGCCGCCATCGAAGACGCCATCGTGCGGATCGGCAAGGCCGGCAAGGCCGCCGGCATCCTCAGCGCCGACCAGAGCCTGGCACGGCGCTACCTGGAACTGGGTGCCAGGTTCGTCGCCGTCGGCGTCGACACCACCGTGCTGATGCGCGGCCTGCAAACCCTGGCAGCGGCCTTCAAGAACGCGCCGGCCCCCACCAGTGGCGGCGGCGTGTACTGA